In Desulfomicrobium macestii, the DNA window GTCCCGAGGCATTCGAAAAATCATTTTATCAGAGACAGCGAAACAGGGCGGCTTAACCTCCCGGTCTGTGTCCATTTTTTCTGTGGCAATCCAGACCTTTGTGAAAAAGTTCATGGCTTACCTCACCTCACACAAGGAACCTACGAGGTTGGTCCTCGTAACAATCCCAATTGGAAGTCCGATAGCATCACAGATTGGCACACGGTTGATGGAGTGTTTAGAAAAAAGTTCTGAAATTTCCGCCAAAGTCGTTTCCTTGGTCGCGACAATCGGTGGACAATTCATAAGTTCTCGAACACTCAATCCTCCCAGATCAGAAACCAGGCATCCGTAAATAGTCATGCATCGCGACACAACAGCCATGAATGAGGCAGTTCCTGGCAACCCCATTTTTCTGAGAAAATCCTTCTCCGAAACAACCCCACAGATTATCCCCTGCTCGTCGACAACCGGAGCACCGCTGATGCCGTGCAAAGCCATAAATGACCCAGCTTCAGAAACGCTCATTTCACGGTTAAGACAATGCACTGGAGACGTCATCACATCTTCTGCTTTTCCAAGTGAACGAACTCTCTTCAATGCCAAATCATAAGCAAGTGAATAAATTTCTCGAAAATCCCCAGGCGTAATATCAATATATCCCTGCATGGAACGCATGGCATTAATGACATCATCTTCAGTCAAATCCAAAGCGTCACAATGATCCTTCATGCCCCCTCCCTATCGATTTAATCTATTGCCCTGCCCTCGCCTGCCTGCTCCTCAGTTCGCCCATCTCGTATTTGGTACAATCGCTTGAAAGTCGGAATGATTTTCTCATCGTGGGTCACGACAATAATCGCGGTTTCAAACTGTTTGGCCATCTGGTTCAGAATCCGGATCACGGCCATGGCTCGTTCGCTGTCCAGGGGTGCGGTCGGTTCGTCGGCCAGAATGACAGGCGGCCGATTGACGAGGGCGCGGGCAATGGACACACGCTGCTGCTCCCCTCCCGAAAGCTGGGAAGGCATGGCCCCCGCCCTGTGCCCGACGTCGAGAGCTTCGAGAAATTCCTGGGCCAAGGCTCTGGCCTTAGAGTTAGGAAGACCGGACAGCATCGGCAGCAAGGCCACGTTGTCCGTAACGTCCAAAAAAGGAATGAGATAGGGCGCTTGAAAGATAAATCCGATCTTGTCACGTCTGAGCGCCCGCAAATCGGAAATCTTCCAGACCTGATCGAAAATAACGTCATCCCCAAGCGTCATCCTCCCGCCGCTCGGCTCGATGACCGCTCCAAGGCACTTGAGCAGCGTGCTCTTGCCTGAACCGGAAGGGCCGATGAGACCGACCACTTCTCCCGGCCCCACGACCATGTCCACCCCCTTCAGGGCGTCCACCGCAGCGTCACCTTGCCCATAGCGCTTGCGCACGTCTTCAATGAGTATTCCAGGCATCATCACCCTCCAATGGCTTCGGCCGGATCGACCTTGAGGGCCGCCCTGATCGCCATGACGCTGGCCAGTGAACAAATGACCATGACGGCGATCAGCCCGCGCACCGCATCTTCGGGCAGGAGCAGAACGTATTTCGGAAAAATAGGGGCCCACAGCGTGGCCGAGATCTTGCCGACCACGAAGCCGATCAGCCCGAGCCCCAGCGCCTGTTGCAGGATCATCGAGGCAATGGTCCTGTTCCGCGTGCCGATAAGCTTCAGAACCGCGATCTCCCGGATCTTACCCATGGTCAGCGTATAAATGATGAAGGCGACGATGGCCGCACTGACCACGGACAGAATGACCAAAAACATGCCGATCTGACGGGCCGACGTGGCCACGAGCTTTTCGATCAGGATTTCCTCCATCTGCGCCCGCGTATAGACTTGGTACCTGCTCCAGCGCTGAATGGATTTCGCCACTTCATTCGGCACATGACCGGGAGCGAGGCTGACCAGCACGGCGTTGACGTTGGAATTGGTGGATTGGGACGCGATGACGGCATCGAGAAGGCCCGGAATCGGCCGGTTGAATGCCGGATTCTGCGCTGCCCGCTGGCGGGAACGGACGATGGCGTCGTTATCTTTCAAGAACTGCGCCTCTTGGGCGTCCTTGAGCGGAATGAAGACCATGGGGTCGCCGCCCGAGGAAACCGTCCGCCGGGTCAGCCCGACCACCGTGTAGACATTTCTGCGGATGACAATCTCTTGCCCGAGCCTGAAGCCGGTTTTGACATCGGCCACGGCCTCGTAATGACTGCGGGTGATGTGTCGCCCGGCCACCAGAAAAATGGGCTGTCCGGGCTCTCCCGGCCCTCCCGGAACCACTCCGACAACCATGGCCCGCACGTCGCCGCCGTCGTGCCGGACCTGCATGGTCAAGTAGGTAACATTCGAAACCCGCTCCACTCCCTCCATACCGAGAATCGAGCGATAGACGTCGTCGGGAATGGTCGAAGATTCGGCGTAAGGGCCCAGGGTATCCTGCTGCACGACCCACAAATCCGCCCCGCTGTTGTCCAGGAGAACCTTGGCGTCCTCGACCATGCCGCGATAGATCCCGGCCATGGAAAGCGTCACCCCGATGAGCAGGCCCAGCCCGACCCCGGTGAAGACGAACTTTCCCCAGGAATGCAGGATGTCGC includes these proteins:
- a CDS encoding CBS domain-containing protein, coding for MKDHCDALDLTEDDVINAMRSMQGYIDITPGDFREIYSLAYDLALKRVRSLGKAEDVMTSPVHCLNREMSVSEAGSFMALHGISGAPVVDEQGIICGVVSEKDFLRKMGLPGTASFMAVVSRCMTIYGCLVSDLGGLSVRELMNCPPIVATKETTLAEISELFSKHSINRVPICDAIGLPIGIVTRTNLVGSLCEVR
- a CDS encoding ABC transporter ATP-binding protein — encoded protein: MPGILIEDVRKRYGQGDAAVDALKGVDMVVGPGEVVGLIGPSGSGKSTLLKCLGAVIEPSGGRMTLGDDVIFDQVWKISDLRALRRDKIGFIFQAPYLIPFLDVTDNVALLPMLSGLPNSKARALAQEFLEALDVGHRAGAMPSQLSGGEQQRVSIARALVNRPPVILADEPTAPLDSERAMAVIRILNQMAKQFETAIIVVTHDEKIIPTFKRLYQIRDGRTEEQAGEGRAID
- a CDS encoding ABC transporter permease, whose amino-acid sequence is MISLAGRDILHSWGKFVFTGVGLGLLIGVTLSMAGIYRGMVEDAKVLLDNSGADLWVVQQDTLGPYAESSTIPDDVYRSILGMEGVERVSNVTYLTMQVRHDGGDVRAMVVGVVPGGPGEPGQPIFLVAGRHITRSHYEAVADVKTGFRLGQEIVIRRNVYTVVGLTRRTVSSGGDPMVFIPLKDAQEAQFLKDNDAIVRSRQRAAQNPAFNRPIPGLLDAVIASQSTNSNVNAVLVSLAPGHVPNEVAKSIQRWSRYQVYTRAQMEEILIEKLVATSARQIGMFLVILSVVSAAIVAFIIYTLTMGKIREIAVLKLIGTRNRTIASMILQQALGLGLIGFVVGKISATLWAPIFPKYVLLLPEDAVRGLIAVMVICSLASVMAIRAALKVDPAEAIGG